Part of the Mycolicibacterium mageritense genome is shown below.
GTCGGCGGGCAACCACGCCCCGGTGTCACGGACACCGAGGTCGCCGACACCACGCGTGAACGCGTCGATGACACCCCGCACGGCCGCACTGTCCTCATCCCTGCGCCAGACCAATGACCATGTCCACAGCGGTACAGGTGCCACCACCGGGCGCCTGACCAGATCCTTGGGCAGCGGCACGTCCTGGCCCTTGGGGTTGTTGAGCACGGGCCGCCGCAGTTCCCGCACGTGCTCGAAGAACGTCGGCCCGGTCACACCGCCGTCGTCGGTGCGCATCACGCGCGCCCCCGTGTCGGCCGCGAACTGCTCGCCGTAGCGGTTCCACGAGGACCAGCTGGCGGCGTCGGCATCCACCAGCACGAGCACGTCGGCAGCCTTGACGGGGGTGTCGTCGGGCCCGGCGGACAGCGCGTACAACCGGTCGACGCCCATCAGCCGCGCGTCGAGCCCAAGGGCGTCCAGGTCGCTGGTCTGCACCCAGCAGATCGCGAGGTCGAGGCTTCCGTCGGCGACGCGGGCCGCCTGGGTGTGCGACGGCATCACCCAGGTGTCCACCCGCAGCTGCGCCGCCCCGGCCGCGCGCTCCGCGAGATCACCCGGACACCAGTTCACATAGCCGACGCGGACCGGCTCCGTCGCCGCCATACCCGTTGCGCTCCTGCGTAATTCGTCGGCCTGCTGGATCAGGTTCCGGGCGCCCGGCAGCAGGGCGGCACCGGCCGCGGTGAGCGCGACGGACCGCCGGTCGCGGTCGAACAGCTGCACCTTGAGATCGCGCTCCAACGCCTTGATCTGCTGGGACAGCGAGGGCCCGGCGATCCGCAGGCGCTCAGCTGCGCGGCCGAAGTTCAGCTCCTCGGCGACGGTGACGAAATAGCGCAGCTGGCGTAGCTCCACCGTTGCAGCGTAGTAGGCGCAGTCTCTCAGCAGAGAGCCGACAGGTTCCGTCGGGCGGACATCACCAAGCGCCGCGACCACGTTGAGCACGACATCAAGCCAGACCGAGAAAGGACCACCCCCATGAGCACCACACCACACGTCGCAGTGATCACCGGCGCATCCCAGGGCATCGGCGAAGCCCTGGTAGCCGGCTACCGCAAGCTGGGCTACGCCGTCGTCGCCAACTCCCGCAGCATCGGCGAAAGCCACGATCCCATGGTGCTCGCGGTGGCGGGCGACATCGGGCAGCCCGGCGTCGGCAAGCAGGTGATCGATGCCGCGATCGAACGCTTCGGCCGCGTCGACACGATCGTCAACAACGCGGGCATCTTCATCGCAAAGCCGTTCACCGAGTACACCGACGAGGACTACGACGCCGTCACGGGCGTCAACCAGCGCGGCTTCTTCGAATTGACCCGCGCCGGGATCGCCGCGATCGAGTCGCACGGCGAAGGTGGCCACGTCGTCACGATCTCCACGAGCCTCGTCGACCACGCCAACTCGCAGGTGCCCTCGGTACTGGCATCGCTGACCAAGGGCGGGCTCAACGCCGCGACCAAGGCACTTGCGATCGAATACGCGTCGCGCGGCATCCGGTCCAACGCCGTTGCGCTGGGCACCATTCGCACGCCCATGCACTCACCCGAAACCCATGAGTTCCTCTCAGCGCTGCACCCGGTCGGGCACATGGGCGACATCGACGATGTCGTGCAGGCGGTGCTGTACTTGGAGCAGGCCGGGTTCGTCACCGGGGAAATCCTGCATGTCGACGGAGGTCAAAGTGCCGGACATTGAGGACACCGCGCGGATCCTGCGCGGTGTGCTGGACGAGTGGCGGGCGGGCATCGGTGACCACGATCCCCAGCGGGTAGCCGCGGTGTTCACAGAGGACGCGATCTTCCAGGGCCTACACCCCTACAGCGTGGGCAGGCAGGGCGTGGTCGACTACTACGAGTCGCAGCCCGTCGGCCTGACCGTCGACTACCGCATCAACGAGACCCGCAGACCCGCGGACAACGTCGTGCTCGGATACCTCCGCGCAGACTTCCGGCGCCCCGAGGGCACCGTGATCCCGCTGAACCTCGGCGTCGTAGTCACCCGAGCCGACGCGGGCTGGCGCATCGCGCACTATCAGGTCAGCCCAGTGCAGGGATGACCTCACGCTCGAACAACTCGACACCGGACCGGTCGTACGCGGCCTCGGGGAAGTACAGGATGGCGTACTCGCAGCCGAGGTCGCGTAGCCGCGTCAACTTATCGATGACCTGATCGGTTGTCCCGGAGGCAGATTCGGGTGCGGTGATGGTCGACAGCATGGCATCGACGGCCGCCGGATCAGCGACCTTGCTCTGCCGTTCCCTGATCCGCTCCACGCGCGCCCTGACGTCGGCGTCGGACTCGCCGATGACGGCGTTGAAGTTGGCCGAGCGGACGATCGCGTCGTAGTCGGTGCCGACGTCCTTGCAGTGCCCCGCGAGGATCTGCGACTTGTGGGCAAAACCCTCGGGCTCGGACGTGAAGTTGGTGTACTGCGCGTACTCGGCGGCGATGCGCAACGTCACCTTCTCGCCACCGCCCGCGATCCACAGCGGGATCCCGTTGTCCTGCAGTGGCTTCGGTGCGACGATGGCGCCGTCGACCTGATAGTGCTTGCCGTCGAAGCTGACCCGGCCGTCGCGCCAGGCGTCGCGCATGATCTGCACGCCCTCGTCGAGCCGGCCCAGCCGCACCCCGGCGGACGGGAACCCGTAGCCGTAGGCCCGCCACTCGTGCTCGTACCAGCCGCCGCCGATACCCATCTGCACGCGTCCGCCCGAGATCACGTCCGTGGTGGCGGCGACCTTCGCGAGATAGACGGGGTTCCGGTAGCTCATGGCCGTACACATCTGGCCGAGCTTGATGCGCGTCGTCGTCGCGGCATACGCGGCCATCAGTGACCACGCCTCGTGGGTGGCCTCGCCAGTCGGAACCGGCACGGTGTGGAAGTGGTCGTACACCCACAGCGAGTCCCAGGCGCCGCCGTCGGCGTACGTCGCCAGGTCACGCATCACCGACCAGTGATTTTCGGTGGGAATGTCTACGAGATCGAGTCGCCAGCCCTGCGGAATGAACAGTCCAAAGCGCATGACCTCTGACTCTAGGCCCATGAGATGGCTTTCGGTCAAGCACTCGGCGAGTCGCTTTCGCGCCGCACCATCAGCCCAAGCCGCCGTCGGCGTGAGGGCACCGCAACAAGGATTGTGCTGCAAGGTTTTTCAAAAGTCGTTCTAGGCTGTGACCATGGCACTCTCCAAGGAAGAACGCGAACAGTTTCTAGCCGAGCCGCACATCGCGGCGCTGTCGGTGTACGCCGGCGACAAGCGCGGCCCGCTGACCGTGCCCATCTGGTACCAGTACACCCCCGGCGGCGAGCCGTGGCTATTGACCGGGACGGGTTCTCGCAAGCACCGGCTCATCGAGGCCGCCGGGCACTTCTCGCTGATGGTGGAGCGCCTCGAGCCGACGGTGCGCTACGTCGCGGTCGACGGCGCGGTTACCCGGATCGAACCCGGCACCGACGAGCAGCTCGTCGAGATGACCAAGCGGTACCTGGCCCCGGACAAGGTCGAGCCGTATCTGGAATTCGCCCGCCGCGAGCACGGGGAGAGCGTGGCCGTCTATCTCAAGCCGGAGCACTGGCTGTCGGCGGACCTGGGATCGTTGTGACGCCATGTCGTCGCGGCATCAGTTGTTCCGGGTGTTCTACGGCGTGGGCTTCACGCCGTGGGACGGGCATCCGCTGGCCCAGAGCCTGCGGCGACTGATCGAAGGCGAACCCGCGCTGACGCCCGGCACTGCGCTGGATGTCGGCTGCGGCACCGGTGACAATTCGATCTACCTGGCTCAGCAGGGCTGGCGGGTCACCGGGGTCGATTACGTCGCCAAGGCCGTTGACAAGGCGCGGGCCAAGGCGGCAGCGCGAGCCGTCGACGTGCGGTTCGTACAGGTCGACGCCACCCGGTTGAGCACTTCGGGCATCGGTGACGGTTTCGATCTGATCGTCGACAGCGGCTGTCTGCACGGGATGAGCGCCGAGGATCGCGACGCATACGTGCGGGAGGTGACCGCGGTCGCGGCACCCAACGCGCGGTTGTCGATCGTGGCGTTCATCCCGGGCGGATCGTTCGGGGTGCCCGGCATCTCCGAATCCGAGGTGGAAAGCCGGTTCGCCGGCGCGTGGACCCTGCTGTCGAGTGGCAGCGAGCCCGCGATGGACCACAACGGCAAGGATCCGGCGCGGTTCTACCTGTTCGAGCGCACCGGCTCTGCGTAGCAGTTCGACTGCCGAGCAATAGCGTACGTACCCCGAATCACTGGTATTCGGGTACCTAGGCGTCTGCTCGCGTGGTTTCGGGGAACCTGCGGTGGATCTGCGCGATGAGGAACTGCGCATTGCCGATGTCGCGGCGCAGCTCGGCGGCTTGTTGGCGCATGGCACGACTCCGAGCCGTGTGGCTGCCGCAGACCGCCTTGCGCTCGACCCGCGCCAGTCTCGGGGTCATCTCGCGAACCTACTCCCGCAACGCAGTCAGCAGAACCCTCGCTTGCGCACCGTCGGGATCTGTCATGTGGCTCATCTTGTCATCGGTGTGCTGACATTGCCGACTGAGCGGATCATCGGCTGTCAGAAAGCTGACGGTTGACTGTGAAGGGTCGCTGGCACATGCTGATGAGCGATGATCGAAGTCAGCGAGCAAGCGGCCATGACCGAGATCGGGCGCAGGTTGACGTTGGAGTTCCCGCAAGCGACGCCCGAGGATGTCGACGCGGCCGTCAACCTGGCCTATTCGAGGTTTGCCTCCAGCACCATCCGCGATTTCGTTCCGCTGTTCGTGGAAAAGCATGCCCGCCAAGACCTTTCCCGTCCGTCCCTGGCCACCAATTCCTGATACCCCGGTTCTGTCAGTACCCAGGCGTAGCGTGGCCGCATGGCCGAACTCTCCGATGACGTGATCGCGTTCCTGTCCGAAGGCACCCGCACGGCGGTCCTGGGCTGGGTGGCGGCAGACGGCCGTCCCTTGGCCGCGCCCGTGTGGTTCGTGGTGGACGGCGGCGAGCTGGTGTTCAACACCGGCAAGGACACGGCGAAGGGCCGGGCGCTGGCCCGCGACCCGCGGGTGGTGCTGTGTGTCGACGATTCCACGCCGCCGTTTGCGTTCGTCCAGGTGCAGGGCGTGGCATCACTGAGCGAAGATCCCGACGAGCTCCTCGACATCGCGACCCGCACGGGCGGGCGCTACATGGGCGCCGACCGCGCCGAGGAGTTCGGCCGCCGCAACGGGGTGCCCGGAGAACTCGTGGTGCGCGTCAAACCGACGAAAGTTCATGCCGCGTTCGACGTGGCGGATTGAGGTGGCCATCATGACCGACGTTTCCGCGTTCGCCGACATGTTGTCCCGCGACCACGGGCTGTGTGTGCTGAGTACGCTGCGCCGCGACG
Proteins encoded:
- a CDS encoding SgcJ/EcaC family oxidoreductase — encoded protein: MPDIEDTARILRGVLDEWRAGIGDHDPQRVAAVFTEDAIFQGLHPYSVGRQGVVDYYESQPVGLTVDYRINETRRPADNVVLGYLRADFRRPEGTVIPLNLGVVVTRADAGWRIAHYQVSPVQG
- a CDS encoding PPOX class F420-dependent oxidoreductase, with amino-acid sequence MAELSDDVIAFLSEGTRTAVLGWVAADGRPLAAPVWFVVDGGELVFNTGKDTAKGRALARDPRVVLCVDDSTPPFAFVQVQGVASLSEDPDELLDIATRTGGRYMGADRAEEFGRRNGVPGELVVRVKPTKVHAAFDVAD
- a CDS encoding LLM class F420-dependent oxidoreductase — its product is MRFGLFIPQGWRLDLVDIPTENHWSVMRDLATYADGGAWDSLWVYDHFHTVPVPTGEATHEAWSLMAAYAATTTRIKLGQMCTAMSYRNPVYLAKVAATTDVISGGRVQMGIGGGWYEHEWRAYGYGFPSAGVRLGRLDEGVQIMRDAWRDGRVSFDGKHYQVDGAIVAPKPLQDNGIPLWIAGGGEKVTLRIAAEYAQYTNFTSEPEGFAHKSQILAGHCKDVGTDYDAIVRSANFNAVIGESDADVRARVERIRERQSKVADPAAVDAMLSTITAPESASGTTDQVIDKLTRLRDLGCEYAILYFPEAAYDRSGVELFEREVIPALG
- a CDS encoding three-helix bundle dimerization domain-containing protein codes for the protein MIEVSEQAAMTEIGRRLTLEFPQATPEDVDAAVNLAYSRFASSTIRDFVPLFVEKHARQDLSRPSLATNS
- a CDS encoding SDR family NAD(P)-dependent oxidoreductase is translated as MSTTPHVAVITGASQGIGEALVAGYRKLGYAVVANSRSIGESHDPMVLAVAGDIGQPGVGKQVIDAAIERFGRVDTIVNNAGIFIAKPFTEYTDEDYDAVTGVNQRGFFELTRAGIAAIESHGEGGHVVTISTSLVDHANSQVPSVLASLTKGGLNAATKALAIEYASRGIRSNAVALGTIRTPMHSPETHEFLSALHPVGHMGDIDDVVQAVLYLEQAGFVTGEILHVDGGQSAGH
- a CDS encoding pyridoxamine 5'-phosphate oxidase family protein, coding for MALSKEEREQFLAEPHIAALSVYAGDKRGPLTVPIWYQYTPGGEPWLLTGTGSRKHRLIEAAGHFSLMVERLEPTVRYVAVDGAVTRIEPGTDEQLVEMTKRYLAPDKVEPYLEFARREHGESVAVYLKPEHWLSADLGSL
- a CDS encoding class I SAM-dependent methyltransferase; amino-acid sequence: MSSRHQLFRVFYGVGFTPWDGHPLAQSLRRLIEGEPALTPGTALDVGCGTGDNSIYLAQQGWRVTGVDYVAKAVDKARAKAAARAVDVRFVQVDATRLSTSGIGDGFDLIVDSGCLHGMSAEDRDAYVREVTAVAAPNARLSIVAFIPGGSFGVPGISESEVESRFAGAWTLLSSGSEPAMDHNGKDPARFYLFERTGSA
- a CDS encoding LysR family transcriptional regulator — translated: MELRQLRYFVTVAEELNFGRAAERLRIAGPSLSQQIKALERDLKVQLFDRDRRSVALTAAGAALLPGARNLIQQADELRRSATGMAATEPVRVGYVNWCPGDLAERAAGAAQLRVDTWVMPSHTQAARVADGSLDLAICWVQTSDLDALGLDARLMGVDRLYALSAGPDDTPVKAADVLVLVDADAASWSSWNRYGEQFAADTGARVMRTDDGGVTGPTFFEHVRELRRPVLNNPKGQDVPLPKDLVRRPVVAPVPLWTWSLVWRRDEDSAAVRGVIDAFTRGVGDLGVRDTGAWLPADDPYRDRGDRGE